The Patescibacteria group bacterium genome has a segment encoding these proteins:
- the pilM gene encoding type IV pilus assembly protein PilM yields MDIIGLDIGTSLIKGVAVRKEKGTCELLNYAFSPAFKESLLSESATDADKLSESLRKFISESSFSSTNVVASFPETHVFTRVIEIPKMSRKEVEKAVFWEAEQYLPISIEDVTLNFQILPKDIEGESSDKTEVLLVAVPKGLVQRFVKILIKAGLTPVGLEPESMSIARSIYYNESSYPVTLVVNIGSEVTNLSILVDDYIRFTRSISTGGSSISRAISQELNLEAKQAQEYLKSYGLDESKMDGKIKASIEPVFNVILNEIRKSVAFYETRKNPRRVKRVVLCGGTSTVPGILVHTAQYLNLEVQKADPWKKLVVASKFNEKELDDLGPMFATGVGLVLKDI; encoded by the coding sequence ATGGATATTATAGGACTTGATATAGGAACAAGTTTAATAAAGGGGGTTGCGGTTAGAAAGGAAAAAGGAACTTGCGAGCTTTTAAACTACGCCTTTTCCCCCGCTTTTAAAGAGTCGCTTCTTTCCGAATCCGCAACGGATGCCGATAAGCTTTCCGAGAGTCTTCGCAAATTTATTTCGGAATCGTCTTTTTCCTCCACCAATGTTGTGGCGTCTTTTCCAGAAACCCATGTTTTTACAAGAGTAATAGAAATTCCAAAAATGTCCCGAAAAGAAGTTGAAAAAGCGGTTTTTTGGGAAGCGGAACAGTACTTGCCCATTTCAATTGAGGATGTAACCTTAAACTTTCAGATATTGCCTAAAGATATTGAAGGAGAAAGTTCCGACAAGACAGAGGTTTTGCTGGTTGCCGTTCCAAAAGGTCTGGTTCAACGGTTTGTAAAAATACTCATAAAGGCGGGTTTAACCCCTGTTGGATTGGAGCCTGAATCTATGTCTATAGCAAGGTCTATTTATTACAACGAAAGTTCTTATCCCGTTACTTTGGTTGTGAATATAGGTTCGGAAGTTACTAATTTGTCTATTTTGGTGGATGATTACATACGATTTACCCGAAGCATTTCTACGGGCGGAAGTTCCATATCAAGGGCTATCTCGCAAGAGCTTAATTTAGAGGCAAAGCAAGCTCAAGAGTATCTTAAAAGTTACGGTTTGGATGAATCCAAAATGGATGGCAAAATAAAAGCTTCCATAGAACCGGTGTTTAATGTTATTCTTAATGAGATACGAAAATCGGTCGCTTTTTATGAAACAAGAAAAAACCCAAGAAGGGTAAAGAGGGTGGTGTTGTGTGGTGGAACATCCACCGTGCCGGGAATTTTGGTACATACAGCGCAGTATCTAAATTTAGAGGTCCAAAAAGCTGACCCTTGGAAAAAGCTTGTGGTGGCCAGCAAGTTTAATGAAAAAGAATTGGACGATTTGGGTCCTATGTTTGCAACGGGGGTTGGTTTAGTTTTAAAGGATATATAA
- a CDS encoding PilN domain-containing protein, translated as MQDINLIPEELKRQKRREIQIKGLFKWSIVLCSLSIIVSVGLLAYKLVLNKTLNGTNEEIVVEEQKIVSLKDMESKMTILGEKLTFIQKVLDSRLLYSKLLKELGKISPSGVYLTDIAVSGPDKATIGGVTASYAMLSELVKNIADNSLLGESIFDYSEVTSVNLREETARIEFSMNIYLKKGVLADGVDN; from the coding sequence ATGCAAGACATAAATTTAATCCCAGAGGAATTAAAAAGACAGAAAAGAAGGGAGATTCAGATAAAGGGTTTGTTTAAGTGGTCTATTGTATTGTGCTCTTTGAGTATTATCGTGTCCGTTGGTTTATTAGCATATAAACTTGTTCTTAATAAAACCCTTAACGGTACAAATGAAGAGATTGTCGTTGAGGAGCAGAAAATTGTTTCTTTAAAAGATATGGAATCCAAAATGACGATTTTGGGAGAAAAACTTACTTTCATACAGAAAGTTTTAGATTCAAGGCTTTTATACTCAAAACTTCTTAAAGAGTTAGGGAAAATTTCGCCTTCGGGAGTTTATTTAACGGATATAGCCGTTTCCGGACCTGATAAAGCGACTATTGGGGGCGTAACGGCTTCTTACGCTATGCTCTCGGAATTAGTAAAAAACATCGCGGATAACAGTTTATTAGGGGAATCCATTTTTGATTATTCCGAAGTTACTTCTGTTAATTTAAGGGAAGAGACTGCCAGAATTGAGTTTTCTATGAATATTTATTTGAAGAAAGGGGTATTGGCGGATGGAGTTGATAACTAA
- a CDS encoding type 4a pilus biogenesis protein PilO yields MELITNLTSSIVKYKGILFPALLLLVAGAILFFVGFKSFNSLSDIKENILLSQDRLSALSEKRKNLEIVSGMAGVLDDNLFLALDALPEKDEISALLSQIQQISGEAGVYLNSLQYTGASKATSANAGEAKNLGAENGLFAQTMVTGSYSQLIKFLELLENARRIVSFESLRLGAISKEDLTKLNVSLSITGYYLGQEILTPSLASGTPVKADFRSGNLNKVLEKLRGYKKYENINIAPVPVEEQITEPIDEQPLELND; encoded by the coding sequence ATGGAGTTGATAACTAATTTAACTTCAAGCATTGTTAAATATAAGGGAATACTATTTCCCGCTCTTTTGTTGTTGGTTGCCGGCGCTATTTTGTTTTTTGTTGGTTTCAAATCATTTAACAGTTTATCCGATATTAAAGAAAACATCCTTTTATCTCAAGACCGTTTATCCGCGCTATCAGAAAAGCGTAAAAATCTAGAAATTGTGTCGGGAATGGCTGGTGTTCTTGACGATAACCTTTTTTTGGCGTTAGACGCTCTTCCGGAAAAAGATGAAATTTCGGCTCTTTTGTCTCAAATTCAGCAAATTTCTGGAGAAGCGGGAGTTTATTTAAATTCTTTGCAATATACTGGCGCTTCCAAAGCAACTAGCGCAAATGCGGGGGAAGCAAAAAATTTAGGGGCTGAAAACGGACTGTTTGCGCAGACAATGGTAACAGGTTCTTATTCGCAATTAATTAAATTTTTGGAACTTTTAGAAAACGCGAGAAGAATAGTTAGTTTTGAATCTTTGCGATTAGGCGCTATCTCTAAAGAGGATTTAACAAAACTAAATGTTTCTTTGAGCATAACTGGTTATTATTTAGGGCAGGAGATATTAACACCGTCCCTTGCCAGCGGTACGCCCGTAAAGGCGGATTTTAGAAGCGGGAATTTAAACAAAGTTCTTGAAAAATTGAGAGGTTACAAGAAGTATGAGAATATAAATATAGCTCCTGTTCCGGTTGAGGAACAAATTACAGAGCCTATTGACGAACAACCCTTGGAATTAAACGACTAA
- the trmD gene encoding tRNA (guanosine(37)-N1)-methyltransferase TrmD, which translates to MRFFILTLFPHIIENAVDFSILKRAKDKKLIEVIPINIRDFAQDKHKTTDMPPYGGGAGMVLKPEPLFLAVKHVLNTYRLAKKSSEIILLSAGGKLFNQEMAKELANKKDLILMAGHYEGVDERVAEYLATREISIGNYVLSGGEYPALVLLDTVSRLLPEVLENEESLKTESFQEKDVVEYPQYTRPEIYEGLKVPKVLLSGNHKEIELWRKSESERKTKENS; encoded by the coding sequence ATGAGATTTTTTATCCTCACTTTATTTCCTCATATAATTGAAAACGCAGTTGATTTTTCTATTTTAAAACGCGCCAAAGACAAAAAATTAATAGAAGTAATCCCTATAAACATCCGAGACTTTGCGCAAGACAAACACAAAACTACCGACATGCCTCCCTACGGCGGGGGAGCGGGCATGGTGCTAAAACCCGAACCGCTTTTCTTGGCAGTGAAACATGTATTAAATACATACCGCCTTGCAAAAAAATCCTCTGAAATCATTCTCCTTTCCGCGGGAGGAAAATTATTTAATCAGGAAATGGCAAAAGAACTTGCCAACAAAAAAGACCTTATCCTAATGGCAGGGCATTACGAAGGTGTGGACGAGAGAGTTGCCGAATATCTAGCAACGCGAGAAATATCTATAGGAAATTATGTTTTGTCCGGAGGAGAATACCCCGCTCTAGTTCTGTTAGACACAGTATCAAGGCTATTGCCAGAGGTTTTAGAAAACGAGGAGTCTTTAAAAACAGAATCTTTTCAAGAAAAAGATGTTGTGGAGTATCCTCAATATACCCGTCCTGAAATTTACGAAGGACTAAAAGTACCCAAAGTCCTATTATCCGGAAACCATAAAGAAATTGAACTCTGGCGAAAAAGCGAGAGTGAGAGAAAAACAAAAGAAAATAGTTAG
- a CDS encoding KH domain-containing protein, whose amino-acid sequence MKTILENIIKSVVKNPKDITVEQEDINDLAKLKVTANKEDMGTIIGKQGRVIKAIRELVKVKALKQNKYFEIQVLEK is encoded by the coding sequence ATGAAAACAATTCTTGAAAACATTATAAAAAGTGTTGTAAAAAACCCTAAAGATATAACCGTAGAACAAGAGGATATTAACGATTTGGCAAAATTAAAAGTTACCGCCAACAAAGAGGATATGGGTACTATTATTGGAAAACAGGGCAGAGTAATTAAAGCAATCCGGGAATTGGTAAAAGTTAAAGCGCTAAAGCAGAATAAATATTTTGAAATACAAGTTTTAGAAAAATGA
- the rpsP gene encoding 30S ribosomal protein S16, translated as MMLKIRLSKFGAKNAPTYRIVVSEARSKRDGKNLDKLGFYNPTAPNPKKFSYDKEKYIAWIKKGAKPTKAVVDMIKGKYIFKKYEPKKEIVEKPKENENNS; from the coding sequence ATAATGTTAAAAATTAGGTTATCAAAATTCGGCGCGAAAAACGCCCCCACCTATAGAATTGTTGTTTCTGAAGCCCGCTCTAAAAGAGACGGGAAGAATCTTGATAAATTGGGATTTTATAATCCCACAGCCCCAAACCCCAAAAAATTTTCCTACGATAAAGAAAAATACATCGCATGGATAAAAAAAGGAGCTAAACCTACAAAAGCTGTTGTGGACATGATAAAAGGCAAATACATTTTCAAAAAATACGAGCCGAAAAAAGAAATTGTAGAGAAACCAAAAGAAAATGAAAACAATTCTTGA
- the rnc gene encoding ribonuclease III, translating into MKTSTEKLEKKLNVSFVNKNLLIKALTHRSYLNEHKDLEESNERLEFLGDSILQFLTSEYLYNNYSAQEGLLTSYRSAVVRTESLADESTKLGIGDFLLLSKGEEATGGRERPYILANTFEALLGAMYLDRGLDISRKFLEKTIFQKIAEVVQTKRYKDSKSSFQELAQEKKGITPLYKVIKEWGPDHDKKFKVAVFVGDSIEGAGEGNSKQRAEETAAQNALEKWTTPL; encoded by the coding sequence ATGAAAACAAGTACAGAAAAATTGGAGAAGAAATTAAATGTCTCCTTTGTCAACAAAAATCTGCTTATCAAAGCCCTAACTCACCGATCTTACTTAAATGAACACAAAGATTTGGAGGAATCAAACGAACGGCTTGAGTTTTTGGGCGACTCCATCTTGCAGTTTTTAACCTCCGAATATCTTTATAACAATTACAGCGCTCAAGAAGGTCTATTAACAAGCTACCGATCCGCCGTAGTTAGAACAGAATCGCTGGCGGATGAGTCTACAAAACTAGGAATTGGCGATTTTCTCCTCTTATCCAAAGGCGAAGAAGCCACAGGGGGCAGAGAAAGACCATACATTCTCGCAAACACCTTTGAGGCGCTCTTGGGGGCAATGTATCTAGATAGAGGGTTAGATATAAGTCGCAAGTTCCTGGAAAAAACTATTTTCCAAAAAATTGCAGAGGTTGTTCAAACCAAACGGTATAAAGACAGCAAAAGTTCTTTTCAAGAATTAGCGCAAGAAAAGAAAGGGATTACGCCACTGTACAAAGTTATTAAAGAGTGGGGACCCGACCACGACAAAAAGTTTAAAGTCGCAGTCTTCGTTGGCGATTCCATTGAAGGCGCAGGAGAAGGAAACAGCAAACAACGCGCCGAAGAAACCGCCGCTCAAAACGCGTTAGAAAAATGGACCACCCCCTTGTAA
- a CDS encoding acyl carrier protein has translation MKETKQLLKDLKILISRETGVSPEEVALNSHFEEDLNIDAFEFANLMVAIEEEFNIEITPEDIEKIKTAQDLLHFVEDTL, from the coding sequence ATGAAAGAAACAAAACAATTATTAAAGGATTTAAAAATCTTAATTTCTAGAGAAACCGGCGTTAGCCCAGAAGAAGTGGCTTTAAACTCCCATTTTGAAGAGGACCTAAACATAGACGCCTTTGAATTTGCCAATCTTATGGTTGCTATAGAAGAGGAATTTAATATAGAGATTACTCCTGAAGATATAGAAAAAATTAAAACTGCGCAGGATTTATTGCATTTTGTGGAAGATACTTTATGA
- the nusB gene encoding transcription antitermination factor NusB has translation MDLRHEARKLAMSVVFAWAFLSKETQLDKELSLELLDIKEFDQDLYNKTRQSVMDNIQEIDAELIKAAPEWPLDKIAKIDLACLRIAICELKYIKNIPAKVVIDEAVELSKEFGGDNSSKFINGVLGTLLAENPNK, from the coding sequence ATGGATTTAAGGCATGAGGCAAGAAAACTAGCTATGTCCGTGGTGTTTGCTTGGGCGTTCTTGTCCAAAGAAACGCAATTAGATAAAGAGTTGAGCCTTGAACTTTTAGATATTAAAGAATTTGACCAGGATCTTTACAATAAAACGCGCCAAAGCGTGATGGATAATATTCAGGAAATAGACGCCGAACTTATAAAAGCCGCCCCAGAGTGGCCTTTGGATAAAATAGCCAAAATTGATTTAGCGTGTTTAAGAATAGCAATTTGCGAACTTAAATACATTAAAAACATTCCAGCAAAGGTGGTCATTGACGAAGCGGTTGAATTATCCAAAGAATTCGGAGGAGATAATTCCAGTAAATTTATTAACGGGGTTTTGGGAACATTACTGGCAGAAAACCCTAACAAATAA
- the rpmF gene encoding 50S ribosomal protein L32 yields the protein MPVPKKKTSISRKNRRRKNIKLSVKSVVQCQKCKADKLPHIICKECGC from the coding sequence ATGCCAGTACCAAAAAAGAAAACGAGCATATCAAGAAAAAATAGAAGAAGAAAAAACATTAAACTTTCTGTAAAAAGTGTGGTTCAGTGCCAGAAATGCAAAGCAGACAAACTTCCGCATATAATCTGCAAAGAATGCGGGTGTTAA
- a CDS encoding RsmD family RNA methyltransferase, with the protein MAVLRITQGEKKGSELLVPKDIEPVKNVVKLAVFSMLGEIVKDANCLDLFAGSGNLGFTALSLGAGKCVFVDDTPASIACIKQNSKKLSFENEVTIVENNVENFLSFSLPAKYNIIFLDPPYKLTIDNIAEKLLNCISKEGVIVYLHHKDTEARLRGFCAIDQRVYGKTKVSLLQCQRSNVKSQSQI; encoded by the coding sequence GTGGCCGTTTTAAGAATAACGCAGGGAGAAAAAAAAGGCAGTGAATTGCTTGTCCCTAAAGATATTGAACCTGTAAAAAATGTTGTAAAACTTGCTGTTTTTTCTATGCTCGGAGAAATAGTAAAAGATGCCAACTGTCTTGACCTGTTTGCAGGAAGTGGAAATCTAGGCTTTACGGCTTTAAGTTTAGGCGCTGGAAAATGCGTTTTTGTGGACGATACCCCCGCCTCCATAGCTTGCATAAAACAAAATTCAAAAAAGCTGTCCTTTGAAAATGAAGTTACAATAGTAGAAAACAATGTGGAAAATTTTTTATCTTTTTCCCTGCCCGCAAAATACAACATTATATTTTTGGACCCGCCCTATAAACTAACTATTGACAATATTGCAGAAAAACTTCTAAATTGTATAAGCAAGGAAGGTGTGATAGTATATCTGCACCATAAAGACACGGAAGCGAGGTTGAGAGGTTTTTGCGCAATTGATCAAAGGGTCTACGGAAAAACGAAGGTTAGTTTACTACAATGTCAAAGGTCAAATGTCAAAAGTCAAAGCCAAATCTAA
- the recG gene encoding ATP-dependent DNA helicase RecG encodes MKLTDPATAVPLIGEKYQKLLFKLNIKTVEDLLYHFPFRYEDFSHIQKISGLIVNTPATVYGNIENIKNIVTKNRKRITKAVLADETGKVDIIWFNQFFLVKNVKVNTRIGVSGMVGIMDGKPAFISPEYEIKGDKHTAIHTGRLVPVYPETRGVTSKWLRNKMDILLDIYKEAEIEFLPQEILQEHNFSNLNTSLKKIHFPDNQEDVNISLKRFGFEELFLLNLKSKQRKSVWQSRELAKKIALTENNKKILTNFILNLPFKLTNAQTKVTREIINDIVKDTPMNRLLEGDVGSGKTVVSAIAVLLTAINGKKTIMAVPTELLATQHYTTLSKMFENFNIKVGLFTGSKKEVGVSCQIIVGTHALLYSKIKIDDLALVIIDEQHRFGVEQRSKFLQTLDTNKTPHLLTMTATPIPRSLALTMYGDLDLSIIDELPKERQKVTTWVVPAKKRNGAYGWIKEKILKENAQVFVVCPLIEESEVDSMKNVKSAKEEHEKLQKIFPNFSIGLVHGKIKPKEKDKILNDFRDKKYSILVATPVVEVGIDIPNASIIIIETAERFGLASLHQLRGRVGRSHIKSYCLLFSDSFFAIKNRLKHMEKIHSGIKLAEIDLKFRGPGDAFGTNQHGILKLKVANIFDTKLLSQAKESADEYYKKLEKYPKLKNKLLQTTQIPVSPN; translated from the coding sequence ATGAAACTAACGGATCCCGCAACCGCCGTTCCTTTAATTGGCGAAAAATATCAAAAGCTCTTATTTAAGCTTAATATCAAAACCGTAGAAGACCTTTTATACCATTTTCCCTTTAGGTACGAAGATTTTTCCCATATCCAAAAAATATCCGGGCTTATCGTTAATACCCCGGCAACTGTTTATGGCAATATTGAAAACATAAAAAACATAGTCACCAAAAACCGCAAAAGGATAACAAAAGCTGTATTGGCGGACGAAACGGGAAAAGTGGATATTATTTGGTTTAACCAATTTTTTTTAGTCAAGAATGTAAAAGTAAACACTCGTATTGGCGTTTCGGGAATGGTTGGCATTATGGACGGAAAACCCGCTTTTATAAGCCCGGAATACGAAATTAAGGGGGACAAACATACCGCAATCCATACCGGAAGATTAGTTCCGGTTTACCCGGAAACAAGAGGGGTAACCTCTAAGTGGTTAAGAAATAAAATGGATATTCTGCTTGATATATACAAAGAGGCAGAAATTGAATTTTTGCCACAAGAAATTTTGCAGGAACATAACTTTTCAAACTTAAACACTTCTCTAAAAAAAATACATTTTCCAGATAATCAGGAAGATGTGAATATCAGTTTAAAAAGATTCGGTTTTGAAGAACTTTTTCTGCTTAATCTAAAATCCAAGCAAAGAAAAAGTGTATGGCAGAGTAGGGAACTGGCAAAAAAAATAGCTCTCACTGAAAATAACAAAAAGATTCTTACTAATTTTATCCTAAATCTTCCTTTTAAACTTACCAACGCGCAAACCAAAGTGACAAGAGAAATAATAAACGACATCGTAAAGGATACACCAATGAATCGGCTATTAGAAGGAGATGTGGGTAGCGGAAAAACTGTTGTTTCCGCAATAGCAGTATTACTTACTGCTATAAATGGAAAAAAGACTATAATGGCGGTGCCAACTGAACTTTTGGCAACTCAACATTATACGACATTGTCCAAAATGTTTGAGAACTTCAACATAAAAGTCGGTTTGTTTACTGGTTCAAAAAAGGAAGTGGGTGTTTCGTGCCAAATAATTGTAGGCACGCACGCCCTACTTTATTCAAAAATAAAAATAGACGACTTGGCTTTAGTAATTATTGACGAGCAACATCGGTTTGGGGTGGAGCAGAGGTCCAAGTTTTTACAGACTTTAGACACTAATAAAACGCCGCACCTTCTTACTATGACGGCAACACCAATTCCAAGGTCGCTTGCTTTAACAATGTATGGAGACCTAGATTTAAGCATTATAGACGAACTTCCCAAAGAAAGACAAAAAGTAACCACCTGGGTTGTGCCTGCAAAAAAAAGAAATGGGGCTTATGGATGGATTAAAGAAAAAATTCTAAAAGAAAACGCTCAAGTTTTTGTTGTTTGCCCTTTAATAGAAGAATCCGAGGTAGATTCAATGAAAAATGTAAAATCCGCAAAAGAGGAACACGAAAAATTGCAAAAGATATTTCCAAATTTTTCCATAGGTTTAGTGCACGGGAAAATAAAACCTAAAGAAAAGGACAAAATACTAAATGATTTTAGGGATAAAAAATATAGTATATTAGTGGCAACACCAGTAGTTGAAGTTGGTATAGATATACCAAACGCTAGCATAATTATAATTGAAACTGCGGAACGATTTGGACTTGCCTCTTTACATCAGTTAAGAGGCCGAGTGGGAAGAAGTCATATAAAATCGTATTGTCTTCTTTTTAGCGATAGCTTTTTCGCCATCAAAAACAGGTTAAAACATATGGAAAAAATACATAGCGGAATAAAATTAGCCGAGATAGACCTAAAATTCAGGGGACCAGGCGACGCTTTTGGAACAAATCAACATGGGATACTAAAATTAAAAGTGGCTAACATATTTGATACAAAACTTTTGTCCCAAGCCAAAGAAAGCGCTGATGAATATTACAAAAAACTGGAAAAATACCCCAAACTAAAAAACAAACTGTTACAAACCACACAAATCCCCGTTTCTCCAAATTAG
- a CDS encoding tyrosine--tRNA ligase, with protein sequence MTPKEKVDIIKSFAQEIVSEPELLKLFEEKAHPTAYDGFEPSGIAPIHFGLLRAINVKKLLETGIYLKLFLADYFAYINNKVGADMEKIQKVGDYFVEVWKASGVDIRKIEIIWASDLMNSLEYWDRVLTVARHLTLNRTFKSLTIAGRSQKDNLSTAQLFYPAMQVADIFELDVDICQLGMDQRRANMLAREISDKLNWKKPIAVHHHMLLGLKGIKQMESAEQTLIASKMSKSDPTSSIYVHDTKEEIEHKIKTAFCPPNQTQGNPVFDYAKYIIFPSLGNLKITRAKEHGGYIEFNEVDDLKTAYEKGDLHPNDLKLGVSNSLEILIKPVREYFEKDKKAKGLYNEVRNYSITR encoded by the coding sequence ATGACTCCTAAAGAAAAGGTAGATATTATAAAAAGTTTCGCGCAGGAAATAGTATCCGAACCGGAACTGCTAAAACTGTTTGAAGAAAAAGCTCATCCTACCGCCTACGATGGGTTTGAACCTTCCGGTATAGCTCCAATCCATTTTGGACTTTTGCGCGCAATAAATGTAAAAAAACTTTTAGAAACCGGCATCTACTTAAAACTTTTTCTTGCCGATTATTTTGCGTACATAAATAATAAAGTAGGCGCTGATATGGAAAAAATCCAAAAAGTGGGGGACTATTTTGTTGAGGTTTGGAAAGCTAGTGGGGTAGACATCCGCAAAATAGAAATTATCTGGGCAAGCGACCTTATGAATTCGCTAGAGTATTGGGATAGGGTCCTTACTGTGGCTAGACACCTAACATTAAACCGAACATTTAAATCTCTAACCATAGCGGGGAGAAGCCAAAAAGACAATCTATCCACCGCGCAGTTATTTTACCCAGCGATGCAAGTTGCCGATATTTTTGAGCTGGATGTGGATATTTGCCAGCTTGGTATGGACCAGAGAAGAGCTAATATGCTTGCCCGCGAAATTTCCGATAAACTTAATTGGAAAAAACCAATTGCGGTACACCATCATATGCTTTTAGGACTTAAAGGTATAAAACAAATGGAATCCGCCGAACAAACATTAATAGCTTCAAAAATGTCCAAATCCGACCCAACTTCAAGCATATATGTCCACGATACCAAAGAAGAAATAGAACATAAGATAAAAACAGCGTTTTGCCCGCCAAACCAAACGCAAGGTAATCCCGTTTTTGACTACGCAAAGTACATAATATTCCCCTCGCTTGGGAATTTAAAAATAACCCGCGCCAAAGAACACGGAGGTTACATAGAATTCAACGAAGTAGACGATTTAAAAACCGCCTACGAAAAAGGCGATTTGCATCCAAACGATTTAAAACTTGGCGTGTCAAACAGTCTTGAGATATTAATAAAACCAGTTAGAGAATATTTTGAAAAGGACAAAAAAGCAAAAGGGTTGTATAATGAAGTGAGGAATTATAGTATTACAAGGTGA
- a CDS encoding transposase, whose translation MPYRKFPPDVGNFYHIFNRSIGRQSIFTCYRDYQRALETLNFYSFAKTPQRFSYFNKLTLPEKIKFLESLKQNSGRQVDTLAFCFMPNHIHFAFKEIRENGIATFMRKFQNSYAKYFNIKYERAGALFQSMFRVERILDEENLGHVIQYIHSNPIKSGIVKTEKDLEHYEWSSLVDYLGKRNLSFLNKISNKPIPTPGVQYLP comes from the coding sequence ATGCCATATAGAAAATTCCCCCCAGATGTGGGAAATTTTTATCATATCTTTAATAGAAGCATAGGCAGACAATCCATTTTTACTTGTTATAGAGATTACCAAAGAGCGCTTGAAACACTAAATTTTTATAGCTTTGCAAAAACCCCACAACGGTTCTCCTACTTTAACAAGTTAACCTTGCCAGAAAAAATAAAATTTCTAGAGAGTCTAAAACAAAATAGTGGGAGACAAGTGGATACATTAGCTTTTTGCTTTATGCCAAACCATATACATTTCGCTTTTAAAGAAATCAGGGAAAATGGGATAGCCACTTTTATGAGAAAATTTCAAAACAGCTACGCCAAATATTTTAATATCAAATATGAAAGAGCAGGAGCTTTATTTCAGAGTATGTTCAGAGTGGAAAGGATATTAGACGAAGAAAATCTAGGACATGTGATTCAATATATCCATTCAAACCCTATAAAATCGGGGATTGTTAAAACAGAAAAAGACCTTGAACATTATGAATGGAGTTCTTTAGTAGATTATTTAGGTAAAAGAAACCTATCTTTTTTGAACAAAATAAGCAACAAGCCCATACCCACACCCGGTGTGCAATATTTACCGTAA